A single genomic interval of Solimonas sp. K1W22B-7 harbors:
- a CDS encoding CopG family ribbon-helix-helix protein — translation MASTTSLKLPDDVKERAIAAAQQQGVTPHAFMVDAIRLAAAAAEKRAEFIAQAQAARSEALRSGKGYAAADVHAYVRQRAAGKTAPKPKAKSWRS, via the coding sequence ATGGCTTCGACCACTTCGCTCAAGCTGCCTGACGACGTGAAGGAGCGTGCGATCGCCGCTGCGCAGCAGCAGGGCGTGACGCCTCACGCTTTCATGGTGGACGCCATTCGCCTGGCGGCTGCTGCCGCGGAGAAGCGCGCGGAATTCATCGCGCAGGCGCAAGCGGCACGCAGCGAGGCCCTCCGCAGCGGCAAGGGATACGCGGCGGCGGATGTCCACGCCTATGTTCGCCAGCGCGCGGCGGGCAAGACCGCGCCAAAGCCCAAGGCGAAATCTTGGCGGAGCTGA
- a CDS encoding phosphatase PAP2 family protein, translating into MSRFPLAVALAALIGLHSATASAASDEELVADILTGVIPLGAYGIAYFKDDDQGEKQWFYSTATSLVLNTALRVAFNETSWGERPNGHPYGFPSGHTSFIVSGAAFLSERYGWKYGVPAYLASAYVAHVRVDTDHHRWRDVIAASALSWGVSHWLVTPYRDDQARLLPIIGSDEVGLLWEKRF; encoded by the coding sequence ATGTCCAGATTTCCGCTCGCAGTCGCGCTGGCCGCGCTGATCGGCCTGCATTCCGCCACGGCCTCGGCCGCCAGCGATGAGGAATTGGTGGCGGACATCCTGACCGGCGTCATTCCGCTGGGCGCCTACGGCATCGCCTACTTCAAGGACGACGACCAGGGCGAGAAGCAGTGGTTCTACAGCACCGCCACCAGCCTGGTGCTCAACACCGCGCTGCGCGTGGCGTTCAACGAAACCAGCTGGGGCGAGCGCCCGAACGGCCATCCCTACGGCTTCCCCTCCGGGCATACCTCCTTCATCGTTTCGGGAGCGGCCTTCCTGTCGGAGCGCTACGGCTGGAAGTACGGCGTGCCGGCCTATCTGGCGTCCGCCTACGTGGCCCATGTGCGCGTCGACACCGATCATCACCGCTGGCGCGACGTGATCGCGGCCAGTGCACTGTCCTGGGGGGTATCCCACTGGCTGGTCACGCCCTACCGCGACGACCAGGCGCGGCTGCTGCCGATCATCGGTTCCGATGAGGTGGGGTTGCTGTGGGAGAAGCGGTTTTAA
- a CDS encoding type II toxin-antitoxin system RelE/ParE family toxin yields the protein MAELIYATRALADLDRLTDFLRESAPAAALATVNLIVEAIQVLANHPLIGRVVDGEIRELVISRGHSGYVALYSFEEDSDVVLVLAVRHQREAGY from the coding sequence TTGGCGGAGCTGATCTACGCCACGCGGGCACTCGCCGATCTCGATCGGCTGACCGACTTCCTCCGGGAATCGGCTCCCGCAGCGGCCCTGGCGACGGTGAATCTGATCGTGGAGGCCATACAGGTCCTGGCCAACCATCCGCTGATAGGTCGGGTCGTGGACGGCGAGATCCGGGAACTGGTCATTTCCCGCGGGCACTCAGGCTATGTCGCCCTGTACAGCTTCGAAGAAGACAGCGATGTGGTCCTGGTGCTCGCGGTTCGGCATCAACGGGAAGCAGGCTACTGA